TTTCAAAGAGATAGGTTTGCTCTTGCTTGTTTTTAGGATTGAAATCAAAATTAGCCATATCGCATTGCTTGTTGATATACTCTTGCTTGTCTTTGCTTACATTATATTCCTTAAACAACTTTTGCAAACTCTCATTAGCAAAAGTCGTATTTGCAAACGCCATAAACGCCAAAGGCACTAGAATCTTAGCCCTTGTGTAAGCCTTAAATAATTTTATAAAAACACTCATAAATCACCGTCTTTGTTAATTTTGTTAATTGAGATATTATGCAAGATTCCTGTAAAATGCCTTTTGTGTCAAATATTTAGTATAATTTGTGTTGCTTCTTTCAAATCTTTCGCCCTATGTGTTGCGTTTGGTGCTTCATTGCCCCCGACTAGAATGCGTGTTTTTACGCCCACTTTAAGTCCTGCTTGCATATCTGTATCTTTATCACCTAAAATATAGGAATTGTAATTTTCAAGGTTTAGATTGAAGTCTTTTAAGGCTTGTTCTAGCATTTTAGCATTAGGCTTGCGACAAGCACAATGCTCTTCTTTGGTGTGTGGGCAGAAATACACACCATCAAAGCCTATGTTTTTAGGTATAAAACCACTTTCACGCAAAGGAATCATAAGGCAAGATTTAATACAGCTTTGCATAAAAGAAGTAAGAATTTCAAAGTCTTTTTGTGTAAAAATTCCACGATTAATGCCCGATTGATTGGTAACCACAAAGCACAAAGCATCTTGCTTTTTAAGCTCTAAAAACAGCTCCATAAAAAAGGGCGCAAAATAAAAGGTATCAATCTTATATCCATAAGGCGCATCTTCAAGATTTATCACATCATCGCGGTCAAAAAACACAACTTTGCGCTTTTTAGGTTCCAAACTCATCGCGCAAATACCCCAAAAAGTTTTTGCATTTTAATGCCAAAAAGATAAAAAAGCGGAGTGTTTGCAAAAGCGAAAATAAACTTCATTAGGTAGTCTCCAAGCATTAGCATTAGTACATTTTGCCAAGGCATTACAAACAAAAACGCAATGTGAAAGAAGATCATCGTGTCAATAAACTGCGAAAATGCTGTGCTTCCAGCACTTCTTAGCCACC
The Helicobacter winghamensis ATCC BAA-430 DNA segment above includes these coding regions:
- a CDS encoding D-glycero-alpha-D-manno-heptose-1,7-bisphosphate 7-phosphatase: MSLEPKKRKVVFFDRDDVINLEDAPYGYKIDTFYFAPFFMELFLELKKQDALCFVVTNQSGINRGIFTQKDFEILTSFMQSCIKSCLMIPLRESGFIPKNIGFDGVYFCPHTKEEHCACRKPNAKMLEQALKDFNLNLENYNSYILGDKDTDMQAGLKVGVKTRILVGGNEAPNATHRAKDLKEATQIILNI